The following proteins are co-located in the Phocoena phocoena chromosome 1, mPhoPho1.1, whole genome shotgun sequence genome:
- the CTSE gene encoding LOW QUALITY PROTEIN: cathepsin E (The sequence of the model RefSeq protein was modified relative to this genomic sequence to represent the inferred CDS: inserted 1 base in 1 codon; substituted 4 bases at 4 genomic stop codons), whose translation MEVEGLTEVGQQFEESVTETDQSFMNAESYGILGLGXPCLAAERVTPVFDTMAQKLVDLPMFSVYTSSDTGGGAGSKLIFRGXDHSHLSGNIDXVPVTKQVYWQIAVDTIQVGGTMTFFSEGCXAIVDPGTSLITGPSGGSKQLHRPLGQSPRSGNWEASEXILCVLFLYTLECANIGVLPDVTFTINGVPHTHQPTAYTLLKFMDGMKFLISGFQGSDIQPPAWSFRTLSNVSLNSFIAFDHGNNHVGLAPAVP comes from the exons GTAGAAGGACTGACTGAGGTCGGTCAGCAATTTGAAGAGAGTGTCACAGAGACTGACCAGTCCTTTATGAATGCAGAGTCTTATGGCATTCTGGGCCTGGGATAACCCTGCTTGGCTGCTGAAAGGGTGACCCCAGTGTTCGACACAATGGCCCAGAAGCTGGTGGATCTACCCATGTTTTCTGTGTACACGAGCAG TGACACAGGAGGTGGTGCAGGTAGCAAGCTGATTTTCAGAGGCTAGGACCACTCCCATCTCTCTGGGAACATAGATTGAGTCCCAGTCACCAAACAAGTCTACTGGCAGATTGCAGTGGACAC AATCCAGGTGGGAGGCACCATGACGTTCTTCTCCGAAGGCT AGGCCATTGTGGACCCAGGGACCTCCCTCATCACAGGCCCCTCAGGCGGTAGCAAGCAACTGCACAGACCACTGGGGCAGAGCCCACGGTCGGGGAATTGGGAGGCCTCTGAATAGATCCTCTGTGTTCTATTTTTGTACACTCTGGAGTGCGCCAACATCGGTGTCTTGCCGGATGTCACCTTCACCATCAATGGGGTCCCCCACACCCACCAACCAACTGCCTACACCCTGCTG AAATTCATGGATGGCATGAAGTTCTTAATCAGTGGCTTTCAAGGTTCTGACATCCAACCTCCAGCTTGGTCCTTCCGGACCCTAAGCAATGTATCATTAAACAGTTTTATTGCCTTTGACCATGGGAATAACCATGTGGGGCTGGCCCCAGCAGTCCCCTAA